One window from the genome of Dolosigranulum savutiense encodes:
- a CDS encoding alpha-mannosidase — MTKTVHIISHTHWDREWYLPYERHHMLLVELIDSILELFETDPEFKSFYLDGQTVLLDDYLEIRPENEPLLKKYIEAGRLRIGPFYTLQDAFLSSSESHVRNFLQGYSDAKRWGQTTEIGYYPDTFGNVGQTPQLMDQLGFDVVAYGRGVKPTGFANDSNEEDNFVSSYSEMKWAGADGTEVLGLLFANWYSNGNEIPTDPKQAKDFWTQKLADAESYASTDHLLMMNGCDHQPVQRDISEAIRVANALYDDYEFIHSDFPTYIKALVENVPEDLDTVHGELTSQETEGWYTLTNTASSRSYLKQQNEATTRLLEMVAEPLATLAYEVTGKYPHNMLDYAWKFVLQNQFHDSICTSGVDEVHDGMESRFERAANTARHVIIESLRELSDAIDTETDAPEQGTPFIVFNTTGGEKTSVAEIILEVDRIPFEQEFPTQAYERLEQLERPASYKVIDSKGRELSADIVELDPRFNYDLPKDKFRQPYMARNLQVKVFIEQAPALSWRTLYLVPSDETVEQVSDESTVLENEYLKVAIADNGTLTVTDKVHDRVQENVLIFEDLGDIGNEYVYKRPVGEEPILSTDALVKAEVIERSTVRQVLSLHHRIDVPISADEQLDLEQRKIIEFRDRKAQRVHETKPLDIYTTVTLDVESQQLDFETTLKNEMKDHRLRVLFPTAHTSDVHYADTVFETVERPNKVSAAWTNPENAQRMHRFVNVVDKSGDGLVVSTNGLNEYEVMVDDQGAQTLAISLFRAVGELGDWGYFPTPGAQTLDHHYTFSYRLSFHGKTDRQATLKQAIYSAQDLITTQTTISGGKLPAVKQFLSVDGDAIALTTLKRHKATDDIITRLYNFTPKAEEYNVQIAGFNRKKSNILEEIEQADSGEARPFEIVTHKWHPA, encoded by the coding sequence ATGACCAAAACGGTACACATTATTTCACATACACATTGGGATCGTGAATGGTATTTGCCGTATGAACGGCATCACATGCTATTAGTTGAGTTGATAGACAGTATCTTAGAATTATTCGAGACAGATCCGGAGTTTAAGTCGTTTTATTTAGATGGTCAGACGGTTTTGTTGGATGATTATTTAGAGATTAGACCGGAGAATGAACCTCTTCTTAAAAAATATATCGAAGCGGGACGTTTGCGGATAGGGCCATTTTATACCTTACAAGATGCCTTCTTATCATCTAGTGAATCTCATGTTCGTAATTTTTTACAAGGTTACTCAGATGCCAAACGTTGGGGGCAAACAACAGAGATCGGCTACTATCCAGATACGTTTGGAAATGTTGGGCAGACGCCACAATTGATGGATCAATTAGGGTTTGATGTCGTTGCTTATGGTCGTGGGGTGAAACCAACCGGATTTGCCAATGATTCGAATGAGGAAGATAACTTTGTATCGAGCTATTCTGAGATGAAATGGGCCGGTGCAGATGGAACAGAAGTGCTTGGTTTATTATTCGCGAATTGGTACAGTAATGGGAATGAAATTCCGACTGATCCCAAACAAGCAAAAGACTTTTGGACACAAAAATTAGCCGATGCGGAGAGTTACGCTTCGACGGATCACTTGTTGATGATGAATGGATGTGATCACCAACCTGTTCAACGGGATATATCTGAGGCAATTCGTGTAGCTAATGCATTATATGATGATTATGAATTTATTCATTCCGATTTTCCGACGTATATTAAAGCATTAGTCGAAAATGTACCGGAAGATTTAGATACGGTACATGGAGAATTGACATCACAAGAAACAGAAGGATGGTATACATTAACCAATACGGCTTCCTCACGTTCTTATTTAAAACAACAAAATGAGGCGACAACGCGTTTGCTAGAAATGGTTGCAGAGCCGCTCGCAACTTTGGCTTATGAAGTAACCGGGAAATACCCACATAATATGTTAGATTATGCTTGGAAGTTTGTATTACAAAATCAGTTCCATGACAGTATTTGTACGAGTGGGGTGGATGAAGTGCATGATGGGATGGAATCGCGCTTTGAGAGAGCAGCGAATACCGCTCGTCATGTCATTATTGAGTCATTACGTGAATTATCGGATGCAATTGATACCGAGACTGATGCTCCAGAACAAGGCACGCCTTTTATCGTCTTCAATACAACAGGTGGCGAGAAAACAAGTGTGGCCGAAATCATCTTAGAAGTCGATCGTATCCCCTTTGAGCAAGAATTCCCAACTCAAGCTTATGAACGTCTGGAACAACTAGAACGTCCAGCTAGCTACAAAGTTATCGATAGTAAGGGCCGTGAGTTGTCGGCTGATATTGTGGAGCTTGATCCGCGCTTTAACTACGATTTGCCGAAAGATAAATTCCGTCAACCGTATATGGCTCGTAATCTGCAAGTGAAGGTATTCATTGAACAAGCCCCGGCGCTATCGTGGCGTACACTTTATTTAGTACCGAGTGATGAGACTGTCGAACAAGTTTCTGATGAGTCAACAGTACTTGAAAATGAGTATTTAAAAGTAGCTATTGCTGATAATGGCACATTAACGGTTACTGATAAAGTGCACGACCGTGTTCAAGAAAATGTCTTAATTTTTGAAGATTTAGGTGATATTGGAAACGAATATGTGTACAAGCGACCTGTTGGAGAAGAGCCTATTTTATCAACAGATGCTCTGGTGAAGGCTGAGGTAATTGAGCGGAGTACTGTGCGTCAAGTTTTATCCTTACATCATCGAATTGATGTGCCGATCTCAGCGGATGAGCAACTTGACTTAGAACAGCGCAAAATTATTGAGTTCCGCGACCGAAAAGCTCAACGTGTTCATGAGACGAAACCACTGGATATCTATACGACGGTCACCTTAGATGTGGAAAGTCAGCAGTTAGACTTCGAGACGACACTGAAAAATGAAATGAAAGATCACCGTTTGCGCGTTTTATTCCCGACTGCGCACACTTCAGATGTTCATTATGCGGATACCGTATTTGAGACGGTAGAGCGTCCGAATAAAGTTAGTGCGGCTTGGACGAATCCAGAGAATGCGCAGCGGATGCACCGGTTTGTTAATGTAGTGGATAAATCTGGGGATGGCTTAGTTGTATCAACAAACGGCTTGAATGAGTATGAAGTAATGGTTGATGATCAGGGTGCTCAAACATTAGCTATCAGTTTATTCCGCGCAGTAGGAGAACTAGGAGACTGGGGCTACTTCCCAACACCTGGTGCACAAACATTAGACCATCACTATACCTTTAGTTATCGCTTGAGCTTCCATGGAAAGACAGATCGCCAAGCCACCTTAAAGCAAGCAATTTATAGTGCGCAAGACTTAATCACTACGCAGACAACCATTAGTGGCGGTAAGTTGCCAGCAGTGAAACAATTTTTATCGGTAGATGGCGACGCTATTGCCTTAACGACGCTAAAACGGCATAAAGCAACAGATGACATCATTACCCGTCTATACAATTTTACACCGAAAGCAGAAGAATATAACGTGCAGATTGCTGGCTTTAACCGGAAAAAGTCTAATATTTTAGAAGAAATCGAACAAGCGGATAGTGGTGAGGCGCGACCATTTGAGATCGTGACTCATAAGTGGCATCCAGCTTAG
- a CDS encoding GH92 family glycosyl hydrolase, which yields MVDRMNFVDTRHGTLNSYQFSNGNTLPYAGVPFGMNYIVPQTDDQSTIFFNPTFPVFQGFRLTHQPSPWMGDFCSVVMTPITGQPNGVSLDALRSSYHPQTAVFKPNRVSLTSQQYRLQTTIVPTKRAGQIVIKQGDNKQLGLVLSSDQAMTVEKGVTPNDVLVTVKQPVRDGASTLTFYIQYVFDAPVSLLSYQEDAWQSVSVATTGPVWVQIANEQNEATISFGTSFISAQQASYNLDQEVGQLTLNDLAEKSQTEWNELLGKIEVSDRNQQKVQAFNHYLYRLFLFPMTFYEETKHGEPIHWDMYNERVSTGVYFTNNGFWDTFRTVYPLFSLMIPERYQEMMSGYLHVYREAGHLPKWLSPDERGVMPGTLINGVIADAAVKGILTDDMMTEYLQAMIQDATIPAKDAKFGRAGVEDMLTYGYVTTAHRENVNQTVDNTYSDFAIMKVAQLLGESEVATTFRKRALHYQHLFDPKTGFLRGRDKDGLWRETFIPEDWGFDYTEGSAWQNAFGFYHDVAGYIELLGGKEAFLEQLVTLANEAPVFEIGNYGMEIHEMSELSVGNMGQVGISNQPSFHLPYLYTYAGRPDYTQHVVKQLCTHLFSTEVDGFPGDEDNGSMSGWYVFSHMGFYPVTPGTGEYVLGIPQFDELTIHLPNDKTFTVETINHYPQYSFVNQVILNEKNYEPLFITHEQLMQGGHMTVQLSLLPRTRTYAEDQLPYSLTTDTDIETNR from the coding sequence ATGGTAGACCGCATGAATTTTGTCGATACTCGGCATGGGACACTGAATAGTTACCAGTTTTCGAATGGGAATACCCTACCTTATGCCGGTGTTCCTTTTGGGATGAATTACATTGTACCCCAAACGGATGATCAATCCACGATATTTTTTAATCCAACTTTTCCTGTGTTCCAAGGCTTTCGGCTGACGCATCAGCCGAGTCCGTGGATGGGAGATTTCTGCTCAGTCGTTATGACTCCGATAACAGGTCAGCCAAATGGTGTATCATTGGATGCCCTTCGATCTTCTTATCATCCACAAACAGCGGTGTTCAAGCCTAATCGTGTCTCGCTAACCAGTCAGCAATATCGATTACAGACGACCATTGTACCGACAAAACGAGCGGGACAAATTGTTATAAAACAAGGAGATAATAAACAGTTAGGCCTTGTCTTGTCAAGCGATCAAGCGATGACTGTTGAGAAGGGAGTGACCCCCAATGACGTGTTAGTAACCGTTAAGCAACCGGTAAGAGATGGCGCTTCAACCTTGACCTTCTATATCCAGTATGTCTTTGATGCGCCGGTCTCTTTATTGAGTTATCAAGAAGATGCGTGGCAATCAGTCAGCGTAGCAACAACAGGTCCTGTCTGGGTTCAAATCGCAAATGAGCAAAATGAAGCCACTATATCTTTCGGGACGTCTTTTATTAGCGCTCAACAAGCCAGCTATAATTTGGATCAAGAAGTTGGGCAGTTAACACTCAATGATCTTGCTGAAAAGTCGCAAACTGAATGGAATGAACTCCTCGGAAAAATCGAAGTATCTGACCGCAATCAACAAAAAGTCCAAGCGTTCAATCATTATTTATATCGCTTATTTTTATTTCCGATGACATTTTATGAAGAGACTAAGCACGGTGAACCGATACACTGGGATATGTATAATGAACGAGTAAGTACCGGGGTTTATTTTACAAATAATGGCTTCTGGGATACATTTCGTACCGTTTATCCGCTCTTTTCATTAATGATTCCTGAGCGCTATCAGGAGATGATGAGTGGTTACTTGCATGTTTATCGAGAAGCCGGTCATCTGCCGAAATGGTTAAGTCCTGATGAACGTGGGGTTATGCCGGGGACGCTTATTAATGGTGTGATTGCCGATGCTGCGGTCAAAGGGATTCTGACAGACGATATGATGACAGAATACTTACAAGCAATGATCCAAGATGCGACCATTCCCGCTAAAGATGCAAAATTTGGTCGTGCGGGTGTTGAAGATATGCTGACTTATGGATACGTAACAACTGCACATCGAGAAAATGTCAATCAAACGGTCGATAATACGTATAGTGATTTTGCGATTATGAAGGTTGCTCAATTATTAGGAGAATCTGAGGTGGCAACAACATTTCGAAAGCGTGCTCTGCATTATCAACATCTATTTGATCCTAAGACAGGCTTTTTGCGGGGGAGAGATAAGGATGGATTATGGCGAGAGACGTTCATTCCCGAAGATTGGGGATTTGACTATACAGAAGGCAGTGCGTGGCAGAATGCATTTGGCTTCTATCATGATGTAGCGGGCTATATAGAACTCTTAGGTGGCAAGGAAGCTTTTTTGGAGCAACTCGTTACACTTGCAAATGAAGCACCTGTCTTTGAGATTGGAAATTATGGGATGGAAATTCATGAGATGAGTGAGTTGAGTGTGGGCAATATGGGACAAGTGGGGATTTCGAATCAACCGAGCTTTCACTTACCCTATCTCTATACGTATGCAGGAAGACCCGATTATACGCAACATGTGGTGAAACAGTTATGTACCCATTTGTTCTCAACAGAAGTGGATGGTTTCCCAGGCGATGAAGATAATGGGAGTATGAGTGGCTGGTACGTATTTAGTCATATGGGATTTTATCCGGTTACTCCGGGAACAGGGGAGTATGTTCTAGGGATTCCTCAGTTTGATGAGCTAACAATTCACTTGCCTAATGATAAAACATTTACGGTAGAAACAATTAATCATTACCCGCAATATTCGTTTGTCAATCAGGTAATCCTTAACGAGAAAAATTATGAGCCATTGTTTATAACCCATGAGCAGCTGATGCAAGGTGGTCACATGACTGTTCAACTGAGCTTGCTTCCGCGGACAAGAACGTATGCTGAAGACCAATTACCATATTCATTAACAACAGACACAGATATAGAAACAAACAGATAA
- a CDS encoding N(4)-(beta-N-acetylglucosaminyl)-L-asparaginase, translating to MTCGMIATWRMAYSGVKNQYDALLDGAYAGDVLEQSINEVENFANFVSVGLGGLPNKEGVVQLDAAFMDGDHLAIGAVAGMEQVANPISVARQLSKERFNCFLVGKGADDYALRQGFEASNLLSEKAKERYKDRSEKVAAGELSPYDGHDTIGTVVVDQNGSICAGTSSSGLFMKEPGRIGDSPLPGSGFYADSDIGAAAATGLGEDLMKGILSYEIVCQMEKGLSPMEAAKQSFVTFEQKLERKYGKVGAMSVICMNHAGEWGIATNCEFTFVVATDEQAPTIYIADRTDDGELSIEVMNSEAVADFLTKIETEAE from the coding sequence ATGACTTGTGGCATGATTGCAACTTGGCGAATGGCCTATTCTGGTGTAAAGAATCAATATGATGCTTTGTTAGATGGAGCATACGCTGGAGATGTTTTGGAACAATCAATCAATGAGGTTGAGAACTTTGCTAACTTTGTTTCGGTGGGTCTCGGGGGATTGCCGAATAAAGAGGGGGTTGTACAACTGGATGCGGCTTTTATGGATGGTGATCACTTGGCCATTGGAGCGGTTGCTGGGATGGAACAGGTAGCTAATCCGATTTCAGTAGCAAGACAATTGAGTAAGGAGCGATTTAATTGTTTCTTAGTCGGAAAAGGCGCTGATGATTACGCACTTCGTCAAGGGTTTGAAGCGAGTAATCTTTTGAGCGAAAAGGCTAAGGAGCGATATAAAGACAGATCAGAAAAAGTGGCAGCTGGCGAGTTAAGTCCCTATGATGGTCATGATACGATTGGAACAGTTGTTGTGGATCAGAATGGCTCTATTTGTGCCGGAACGTCAAGCTCGGGCTTATTTATGAAAGAACCCGGTCGCATTGGTGATTCACCACTGCCTGGCTCAGGCTTTTATGCCGATAGTGATATTGGGGCGGCGGCAGCGACAGGATTGGGCGAAGATTTGATGAAGGGAATTCTCTCGTATGAAATTGTCTGTCAGATGGAAAAAGGACTTTCACCCATGGAAGCTGCGAAGCAGAGTTTTGTCACTTTTGAACAAAAATTAGAACGTAAATATGGAAAAGTCGGTGCGATGTCAGTTATCTGTATGAATCATGCGGGTGAGTGGGGGATTGCAACGAACTGTGAATTTACATTCGTTGTGGCTACTGATGAACAAGCGCCAACGATCTATATAGCCGATCGTACTGATGATGGTGAGCTGTCAATTGAAGTCATGAATAGTGAGGCTGTGGCTGATTTCTTGACCAAAATTGAGACGGAAGCAGAATAG
- a CDS encoding alpha-L-fucosidase, producing MMTLQKMANVTPSPRQIQWQQLEFYGFIHFGLNTFTDKEWGDGTDSPALFYPENLDARQWVRHMKAAGMKGAILTAKHHDGFCLWPSQYTDYSVAASPYQDGQGDIVREFSEACQAESFKFGLYLSPWDRNHPTYGQGKAYNTYFLNQLEELLTQYGDVFEVWFDGACGEGENGQVQTYDWDAYYRLIRRLQPQAVISVCGPDVRWVGNEGGHSRTNEWSVVPKTLQDNEKIAANSQQEADGSTMKIFDSADEDLGSRERLLSYEGELVWYPAELNVSIRPGWFYHSTEDKDVRSSDNLWAIYKQSVGNNCTFLLNIPPNTEGLLAAPDVNALKALGKRINQFYQQNIIDQAKIEWSSNGLETDTADLYQLSLDGQPWRPSPTDDIPKIELKFAEAQSIHTVILREYIPTGQQIEHVEIRTIIDGQEHILAEAHSIGYQKFIEFPTIQTDNITIAVKQYRSTIAISAIGLMADK from the coding sequence ATGATGACTTTACAAAAAATGGCAAATGTGACGCCAAGTCCTAGACAAATTCAGTGGCAACAGTTGGAATTTTACGGATTTATTCACTTTGGTCTAAATACATTTACGGATAAAGAATGGGGGGATGGGACCGATTCACCTGCATTGTTTTATCCTGAGAACTTAGATGCGCGACAGTGGGTACGTCATATGAAGGCAGCAGGGATGAAAGGAGCTATTTTAACGGCAAAACATCATGATGGATTCTGTCTCTGGCCGAGTCAGTATACGGATTATTCAGTAGCGGCCAGTCCCTATCAAGATGGTCAAGGTGATATTGTCCGTGAATTTAGTGAAGCTTGCCAGGCCGAGTCATTCAAGTTTGGTCTCTACTTATCGCCATGGGATCGGAATCATCCGACATATGGTCAAGGAAAGGCCTATAATACGTATTTCTTAAATCAATTAGAAGAGCTATTGACGCAATATGGAGATGTGTTCGAAGTCTGGTTCGATGGGGCATGTGGTGAAGGAGAGAACGGGCAAGTTCAGACCTATGACTGGGATGCTTATTACCGATTAATTCGCCGACTGCAACCACAAGCGGTGATCAGCGTCTGTGGTCCTGATGTGCGGTGGGTTGGTAATGAAGGCGGGCATTCCCGGACTAATGAATGGAGTGTTGTTCCAAAAACACTCCAAGATAATGAAAAAATTGCGGCAAATAGTCAACAAGAGGCAGATGGATCAACCATGAAAATATTCGATTCTGCTGATGAAGATTTAGGGAGTCGTGAACGCCTCTTATCCTATGAGGGAGAATTGGTTTGGTACCCGGCTGAACTTAATGTGTCCATTCGTCCAGGATGGTTTTATCATTCGACTGAAGATAAGGACGTGCGATCCTCCGATAATCTATGGGCGATTTATAAACAATCAGTCGGTAATAATTGTACCTTCTTACTGAATATTCCGCCTAACACGGAGGGCTTACTAGCAGCCCCAGATGTAAATGCATTAAAAGCGTTAGGGAAAAGAATTAATCAGTTTTACCAGCAAAATATTATAGATCAAGCTAAGATTGAATGGTCATCAAATGGGCTTGAGACGGATACGGCGGATCTATATCAGTTGTCATTGGACGGACAGCCGTGGCGACCAAGTCCAACTGATGACATTCCAAAGATTGAATTAAAATTCGCCGAAGCACAGTCTATCCATACAGTTATTTTACGTGAATATATTCCAACGGGGCAGCAGATAGAACATGTTGAAATACGGACGATAATTGATGGGCAAGAACATATTTTAGCAGAAGCGCATAGTATTGGTTACCAAAAATTTATCGAATTCCCAACAATCCAGACAGATAATATAACCATTGCTGTTAAGCAATACCGCTCGACCATTGCGATAAGTGCGATCGGTCTAATGGCTGATAAATAA
- a CDS encoding peptidylprolyl isomerase → MSEFPQLHLEKQTGTIATIKTNKGDITLQLFDELAPKTVKNFVELAQDGYYDGVIFHRVIPNFMIQGGDPTGTGRGGQSIYGEQFEDEFSNQLFNLRGALSMANAGPNTNGSQFFIVTMDEVPAQMVGQLEAAGFPADIIDAYKERGGTPWLDNKHTVFGHLTAGEEVAQAIQNVERDAADKPLEDVIIETIEISTP, encoded by the coding sequence ATGAGTGAATTTCCACAGTTACATCTAGAAAAACAAACAGGAACAATAGCAACAATTAAAACCAATAAAGGAGATATAACCCTACAATTATTTGACGAACTCGCACCAAAAACAGTTAAAAACTTTGTTGAATTAGCGCAAGATGGTTACTATGATGGGGTTATTTTTCACCGTGTTATTCCAAATTTCATGATTCAAGGAGGCGATCCAACCGGTACCGGTCGAGGAGGTCAGAGTATTTACGGTGAGCAATTCGAAGATGAATTCTCAAATCAATTATTTAATTTACGTGGTGCACTTTCAATGGCGAATGCGGGACCGAATACAAATGGGAGTCAATTTTTCATTGTAACAATGGATGAAGTACCTGCGCAAATGGTTGGTCAACTTGAAGCAGCAGGTTTCCCGGCAGATATCATTGATGCGTATAAAGAGCGAGGCGGGACACCTTGGTTGGATAATAAACATACTGTCTTTGGTCATCTAACAGCTGGTGAAGAAGTAGCGCAAGCCATCCAAAATGTGGAGCGTGATGCTGCTGATAAACCACTGGAAGATGTTATTATTGAGACGATTGAAATTTCAACCCCGTAG
- a CDS encoding ROK family protein, whose product MLGAIETGGTKIVCAVGDDNLNIIERVTFPTTTPDETFEHIFNFFDQYDELKAIGIGSFGPIDVNTASDTYGYITSTPKLAWQNTDFLGRMKARYDIPMGWTTDVNAAALGEYELGAAKGTNSCVYITVGTGIGGGAVVNGKPLEGYGHPELGHMLVRLHPEDTTFDGFCPFHGTCLEGVAAGPAIEQRYGKSGQELAEEAHVWELEAFYLAQAIMNITLTLSPERIVLGGGVMKQRQIFRFLKKAFKEQLNAYVATPPLDEYLVPPALEDNAGITGGLLLAKRALQS is encoded by the coding sequence ATGTTAGGAGCGATTGAAACAGGCGGAACTAAAATAGTGTGTGCAGTTGGTGATGATAACTTAAATATTATCGAACGCGTTACATTTCCAACCACCACACCGGATGAAACATTCGAACATATCTTTAACTTTTTTGATCAATACGATGAACTAAAAGCGATAGGTATTGGTTCATTTGGGCCAATTGATGTTAACACAGCATCGGATACGTACGGTTATATTACATCTACTCCAAAATTAGCTTGGCAAAATACCGATTTTTTAGGGCGGATGAAAGCTCGTTATGATATACCGATGGGATGGACCACTGATGTGAATGCGGCGGCGCTAGGTGAATATGAACTCGGAGCAGCAAAAGGAACGAATTCTTGTGTTTATATTACAGTGGGGACAGGTATCGGTGGGGGTGCCGTTGTTAACGGAAAACCACTGGAAGGATACGGCCATCCAGAATTAGGTCATATGTTGGTGCGGTTGCATCCAGAAGATACTACTTTCGATGGATTTTGTCCATTTCATGGGACTTGCTTAGAAGGTGTGGCGGCGGGCCCAGCTATTGAGCAACGATATGGGAAGTCAGGTCAGGAATTGGCAGAAGAAGCGCATGTTTGGGAATTAGAAGCTTTCTATTTAGCGCAAGCGATTATGAATATTACGTTAACGCTTAGTCCGGAGCGGATTGTATTAGGGGGCGGAGTGATGAAGCAACGCCAAATCTTTAGATTCTTGAAAAAAGCCTTTAAAGAGCAGTTAAATGCTTATGTAGCAACACCACCACTCGATGAGTATTTAGTACCACCTGCATTAGAAGATAATGCCGGAATTACAGGTGGCTTGTTACTTGCAAAACGTGCCTTACAATCTTAA
- a CDS encoding formylglycine-generating enzyme family protein, with protein sequence MSNIFKTIPSGSFQMGSVCNEGFACDFETGSVNVALESFQIKTTTVTNREFKAFVAATDYITDAEKFGWSSVFHLLVPPKKRQHCLAVHGMEWWLIIKGACWHAPEGPGSSIYGRLDHPVVHVSRNDALAYCRWEGSRLPTEAQWEYAARGGLEQKRYPWGNNLLIDGEYPLNIWQGQFPSNNTEEDGYLGTAPAKSYSPNGYGLYQMVGNVWEWCLNPGKIPLDQFQKQTSDDFFNYFNRSSHGKLFAIRGGSFLCHDSYCNRYRVGARNSVTDDSSASNIGFRTLKPL encoded by the coding sequence ATGTCCAATATATTCAAGACAATTCCCAGTGGTTCCTTCCAGATGGGATCGGTCTGCAACGAAGGATTTGCATGTGATTTTGAAACGGGGTCAGTAAACGTCGCACTAGAGTCATTCCAAATAAAAACAACGACCGTAACTAATCGCGAATTTAAAGCCTTTGTTGCTGCAACTGATTACATAACAGATGCTGAAAAATTTGGCTGGTCATCAGTGTTTCATCTATTAGTTCCACCTAAGAAACGACAACACTGTTTAGCTGTGCACGGGATGGAATGGTGGCTAATTATTAAGGGCGCTTGCTGGCATGCCCCGGAAGGACCCGGGAGTTCTATTTATGGACGACTGGATCATCCCGTTGTTCATGTTTCCCGCAATGATGCGCTTGCGTATTGTCGTTGGGAAGGGTCAAGACTGCCAACTGAAGCACAATGGGAATATGCTGCACGAGGCGGTTTAGAACAGAAGCGTTATCCATGGGGAAATAATTTACTCATCGATGGGGAATATCCACTTAATATTTGGCAGGGACAATTTCCCTCTAACAATACGGAAGAAGACGGTTATCTTGGCACCGCCCCAGCTAAGAGCTATTCCCCAAATGGATATGGACTCTATCAAATGGTAGGAAATGTTTGGGAATGGTGTCTGAATCCAGGCAAAATACCGCTCGATCAGTTCCAAAAACAAACATCCGATGACTTTTTTAACTACTTTAATCGTTCTTCTCATGGTAAACTTTTCGCCATAAGAGGTGGTTCCTTCTTATGCCACGATTCTTACTGCAATCGTTATCGTGTCGGTGCCCGTAACAGTGTGACTGATGATTCCAGTGCTAGTAACATTGGTTTTCGTACGCTAAAACCTCTTTAA
- a CDS encoding CvfD/Ygs/GSP13 family RNA-binding post-transcriptional regulator, which translates to MEYTIGDRVRGKVTGIQPYGVFVELDEQTQGLIHISEVKHAYVKDLHELFEVGEDVDVMIMDIDEYSKKISLSIRSMIKAVHHPFSNSRKNPRFDRKRGIGFDTVAEKMPGWIDTALKEISEKSEE; encoded by the coding sequence ATGGAATATACAATAGGAGATCGCGTTCGTGGTAAGGTGACGGGCATTCAACCGTACGGCGTCTTCGTCGAACTTGATGAGCAGACCCAAGGATTAATTCATATCTCCGAAGTAAAGCATGCCTATGTGAAGGACTTACATGAGTTATTCGAAGTGGGAGAAGACGTGGATGTCATGATTATGGATATTGATGAATATAGTAAAAAAATTAGTCTGTCTATTCGCAGCATGATTAAAGCCGTCCATCACCCCTTCTCGAACTCGCGTAAAAATCCACGGTTTGATCGTAAGCGAGGGATTGGCTTCGATACAGTGGCTGAAAAAATGCCAGGTTGGATTGATACAGCTCTGAAGGAAATCAGTGAAAAATCAGAAGAATAA